The DNA sequence acagacacagacacagattcGACACGGCCGCCCATCTACACACCGCTGCAGGGGCAAGTTTTATTTCGAAGCCGCGTCGGCTCAGCCGGCACTCGCCGCAGATGAGGTGGAAGTGGGTGTGGCTGACCGACTAATCTTCGATGAACTCCTCGGCGAGGGTCCGATTGTGTCCATTGAGCAGAATGATGGTGAACAGCACCAGCACTTCGAACAAGATGCCAAGGAAGGGCCAGAACGCGGACAGTCGTCTGCGCACCTTGAGCATGACCACGGCGGCATGGTAGCCCTCGCTGTTGGTGCCAACGCAGATGTATTGGCCCGAGTCCTTGGACGTGTCTACATGACGGAGAAGCAACTCGCTGCGGTGGGCGCTCTCGATGATGAAGACCCGCTGTCCGTTGCTGTTGAGCAGGAGCACGTAGTCCTCCATCGGGTAGTACCGATACCACTTCCAGGAGTCGATGGAAGGATACGAGTAGCTCTCGCACACGAGGATCACCTCTTCGCCCTCCAGGGCGTACTCCGTCCTGGGGTTAGCGAACACTTTGGGCCTCTCCTTCTCGCGCCGCGATGTATTCTGGCCGGTCACCTTACTCGGGAAAACGCGCTGGTCATTTCCGTTCTGGTCCTCCGTAAACCCCTTGAGCTCTCCGCGCCCGGACGTGTGGGTCAGATCTCCCTGGAACTGCGCCTCTTCCTCTGTCTGGTTCAGGGTGCAGGTGGGGTGCAGCTGGGGCTCGGGCTTGGCCACGGTCACGGTTTTCCAAAGGGCAAGCAGCAGGACAGTCAGGAGAGCAGCCTTCTGCAACTTGCCCAGTAGGGCGAAACCCATTGCCCCGGCGACCTTTCCGACAGGCTTTAGTGTGGCTTCCTCCTTCTCCTCGCTCCCACCTGTCTCCCGCGCACCTCCCTGCGGCCGCCTCCCTCAGCCGCCTCCCTCACCCTGATGATCAGGTTGTCCAGGCGTTGCTATGAGGCTGGCTCTGGAGCCCAAATGAATAGTGCGATGACGTCACAATTAGCCCTCAAGTCATCGAGACCCCATACAACTTCCCGCGCCCTGCCAGCTCTTGCATAAGTTAAAGAGCTACtttcgtgtccaactctttgtaactccatttagagttttcttggcaaagatactggagtggtttgcgatttccttctccagctcattttacagaggaggaaactgaggcaaacagggtttagtgacttgcccagggtcaccgaCTTGCacccaggaagatgagccttcctgtctccagaGCTGGGCACAATAAAGAGCTCCATAGTACCTTAAACACAGCCTCCACAGCCAATCCCCATCTCCAGCTGGGTTGCCTTCCTCTGCACTCTCCACCTGGGACcaacattatttttcatttggggtttcctctGGTGACTAGGGCCATTTTACTGGCTTTCAACTGAAACCTGTCTCTTCCTACATTCCCAGCATTGCCAACACCACATTTTCCCCATTGTTTGGGGAAGATTTGGTTGGTCCCAAGGTCCCTTACTTCCTTTTCACTAAAGCAGGCCCAAATGATCTGCTTGGGCCAGTAGCACCTACTAAGGCTAAGTACATTACATCTAATGGCCTGATTTTCTGAAATGATATTTGGGGTTACTGAAATCACTGAAGGTccaaaagggagggagggctgagtCATCTTGGTTTTCTCCTGTTATTAAGAGCCCTGGAAGGGGAGGAGGGCACTTCTGAGTCATTACAGCACCCTTGGGAGATGATTCACTTCACTCACTACCTGAGtgcctttaggaatatcactcagtttctctgggtctcagcttccccaTCGGTAAAATTGAGTGAAGGTCCTTCAGGCCCTGACTCCTGGTGTACTGGGcactgagggtggggagggacaaAGGTATAAGAGCTCAGTCTAGTAGAGGGAGGAAAAACTAGATTATAATACAAAAGAGAGCATGGAGGAGGTCAGAGTGCGAAAATTCTAGGCACAAGGAAATAGTGTTCGCTAGGGCCAAAAGGAGAGGATGCAGGATGTGTATAGGGCATGGCAAGTAGCTCACTTCAGGAAATTGGATGAGAGACCTGGTCAAGCCATGGCTAATTTGGGGGCATGCCATCCCCAGCCCCCAGGCCCAGCCCCTGATCTAGTTTGACTTTTTCCTTTGGAGTCTGTGGGGAGAGAAGTAAAGGATGCCAGTGGGCAACAGCAGCTACAAGGCTGGCCTCAGGCCATATCTGTACATCTCCAGGGCCCCTGGGCAGCCTAGAAGGTCGTCCCAAGGTCTTCCCTTGGATACTTTCTCTGATCACACGGTGGGGGTGATGAAGTTCCGATTTCAAAGTCAGGCAAGCACAAAGCTTCTGAATTCCAGCAGTCCAAAGGAAACTAGCAATCAATAGATGTCCCACTCAGATGGTTTTGGGAAACCATCCAGAGTGTGAGCAAGGCATCTTCCCCACAGGGGCCAACACCTCTTGGACAACTTTCCTTTGCCTGAGGCTTCCTAAGTGGCAGAAGGCCTCAAGTCCCCTGCAGTGTTAGGAGGGGTGGGGTGAGGTACTACAGGGACTGTGGCACTGCCCAGGCTGCAACCACTTACCTGCTTAGCTGGGGCTGTGTTTATTCAGTTCAAATGGTGCTGAAATGGCCCAGTGGAGAGAAAGCTGCCTATAGGGCCAAAGGCCCAGGGACCAAATGGTGGCTCCCCAGCAAGCATGGGCTAGTCATGGGCTCTCCTGTGGACCAGAACACTTCCAGCttgatcccttccagcttgacTTCTATGACCATGGTAGTCATCCTGGCATCTACCATAGAATCATGGTAGCTCAAAGCACCTTTCTGACCCTTAGGTTTCCTCTCCTGTGGAATGAGCATATTAGCTCCCTGCTGCtgcaaggctcaaatgagacaaggGCCCAAAGCATCTCAAAAACCCATAGTGCCAAATGAAAGGAAGGTGTGAAGGGCTATGCATGTGGTCAGGGGTGAGGGATCTGACCAAGAGCATCACCCAGCGGGTGTTGAAAAGAATATGCAGTCTAGATTTATTAACAGACAAATCCAATAGAAATGATGGCCAGCAAGAGGAGGGGAACCAGTCCTTCACCAACCCTTACTCTATCAatcctctccctaccccccaccctccccataCCTTTTGGCAGTTAGTCCTGTAAACAGTCAAAACCCTGTGACTCCCTAGCTAATATGCAGGTCCTCCCTTTCCATACAGATAAGAATGGCTCCCTATCAGGTCAACAACCTGCTCCCAACAGCTCTGCTCCTCACACAGCCTTGTTAGGGACCTGGGATGGAGGAGGCAGtgggagctgggggtggggacctgagatggaagggaggagtgggggctgggaagggagaggaagtatTGTCCCTGAAAGGGAAagagtgtgtgggggggggtgggggggtgggaggggcgGGGTATCTGTAGCCAGGCCCAACTGTAGGGCCTAGTTTCATCTGGCAGTGATAAGCTATATGGATCCCTGAATTCCAGCCCCATCCCCACTCCTAGCCAACCCTTTCACTGTGACCTCCTCTGGCCTTTGGTTCAGGTAGCAAAGGGTCCCAAGGTCAGGAGTGATCCTGGTAGAGCTCCCTTGTGTGGCATCAGGGCCACAGACTAGTCTTCCAtcctgaggtgggggtgggggggggaggcgTCACATCTCCTAGGGGAAGCAGTAAGCTCTCTTTCCCTTGGGCTAGACCAGGAAGAGAGGGATGCTGTCTGGCCCCAAGGTCCCCTCCAGGGGAGCTGGCCCCCCACTTTTTTCCTAGGGTCAATATTTCCAGGAACCAGAGCTGAAATGCTCTGGGGACCCTTTCTAGATCCCTTGCTTCCTCGAAGATGTCTGAAATTAGTAAAGAGACATCTAAGGGTAAATCCTGGAGTAGGGGGCAAGGAGGGAGCAGGGCAGGGAACTGGCCTTTCTGTACCTGGGCTCCTTCCAATCCACATTCTTAGAGCTGCTCACCTTTGTCCTGTAGAAGGAAGTGTATTTTCTGGCCTGGTATCACTAGCTAGGTCAACTAGAGAGACTCATAGGACTTCGTCCTCCCAACCCCATCACCCCAATGCCTAGAGTCCTTTGTTCAACCTTCTCTTCAGATCACAGAGGTTCTATACTCCTGAGGCTTCCCCCCTGCCCCATCAGTCTGCCTCCTCCCTAGAAAACAATGAGGACACAGTGCTCAGAACACCCCCCCAAGAgcagctcccctcccccccaactacCACctaggcagaaaaggaaaatccagTTCTCTGTCCTTTGGGATCTTTCCAAGCCTCCTTGGGGTAATGGATGAACAAGGCTGGAGTTGGTCCTGTGGTCCCCAGGAAGGTCAGCTGGAGCAAATGCATTAGACAGTTCAATCTTATAAGTCAGTTTCAGAGGAAAAGCTGGCCCCTAACACTCATCAAACTGAGGGCAGAGGCTTCTTACATAGCCAACCGGAAGGCCCCAAAGTAACTCGAGGTGCCATCCGTATCGTCCACAGCCAGGGAAGAGACAGATACCAGGAGCTCATCCCCTGCTTTCAGCTCAAAGAGGCCCCCCTGGTAGATGGCATGGAGGCCATACTCAGCCTCTGGAGACCAGCACTTGGTAGCCACGCCTTTCAGGAGCAGGATGGGCTGGCGGTAAGCTGTCTGTCGGCTAATGCACTGGACCAGCTGCTGGCTTGTGGGCCGGCTCCCTTCAGCCTCAGCTGGATATCGGAAGTAGATCTGAGAATAGACATAGTACTTGCCCCCCTGGCTGACTCTCAGTGCACCTGTCTTGAAGGTGATGTTTTGCAGGTGGGAGAGCAGGCCTCGAGACTCCCAGTTGTGCAGAGGGTAGCGGCAGGACTGGGGCAGCTCCCCAAGGTGATCAAGGTTGTCTAGAGGGAGAAGAATAAGATACAGTTAAACTCAatgagcaattattaagcacctattagatgaggaacaaattgaaaagaccagagactAGAAACAGGGAGATGAGGCAGGGAGGAAGGCCCCAAGCACAGGGTGGGAAGGGAAATGGATCTGTAGCCTCCTGGCCAATCTCACACAGCCAGACCTCACCAAAGGAATCCCTAGTAGCCCACACCATACAGGTGGGCATCCAGCCTTCGCTTGAAGACCCCCAGAGAGAGGAAAGCCACTCATGTTACCACATTACCAAGCTCtgcctcaacctccctctctgcAATTACCAACACCTCCCCCCATCTCCTCCCCCCCAGATAGAGGAAGAGGCACACTCAGAGAAGGGTAAATgtcttactcaaggtcacacagttacgaAATTTGCTTTTTCTTCAATCTCCCCCATCAAGCTAGGGCTGGGCCAATCACTGGATACATAGTAAATACTGATTGGCTAAGACCCTCACATCACTTAGATAGAAGGGGAGGAGAGTACAGTGGTATACTCCTAAGCCAGTATGCTGTCCTTCTGTGTTCTTTCAGCAGGGGATAAGTGAAGGCCTGCTGTGGTTCTAGGGCCCATTCTTAGTTTCCTGAGGACCATGGTGGTCCTGAGTGCAAGGATGATAGGTCTCTGGGTGGATCTGGGTCTGCACTTACCTGAACTGGCAGCAGTGTAGGGGATGAGGGTGACATGGGCTGAGGGCTGAGCTCCTATGGAGAAGGGGTGTGTCATTGGTGGCTGCCCCTCCACACCTGGAGAGGTACTCGTCAAACCTACagaaaaaagcaaatgagaaaaagctggaggagaaaggggggaggttGCTTGTGATAcactcccatcccccaccccagaccTCAAGGCCAAGGCCAAGAGGATGGCTTTcccctctctcactcccttcttCAGATTGGGCAGGAGGAGTTATGAACAGCCAAAAcacaaaggggggggggggg is a window from the Notamacropus eugenii isolate mMacEug1 chromosome X, mMacEug1.pri_v2, whole genome shotgun sequence genome containing:
- the LOC140515931 gene encoding tumor necrosis factor ligand superfamily member 10-like, coding for MGLPPPTQHYFRSDSSDSSACMMGASEDPEVPRRMQGRSGSCSPMWLATTAMAILALQVASTTGLFVYFTMSISKLKTQAQGIPEELKCLQLINSLQENPNLEDLINNRTCLKLMGSIKSYVTLVTENILHRSLQKGLTSTSPGVEGQPPMTHPFSIGAQPSAHVTLIPYTAASSDNLDHLGELPQSCRYPLHNWESRGLLSHLQNITFKTGALRVSQGGKYYVYSQIYFRYPAEAEGSRPTSQQLVQCISRQTAYRQPILLLKGVATKCWSPEAEYGLHAIYQGGLFELKAGDELLVSVSSLAVDDTDGTSSYFGAFRLAM